The proteins below come from a single Caulobacter segnis ATCC 21756 genomic window:
- a CDS encoding GIN domain-containing protein — protein sequence MLIRNTLIVAGASFALAIGCFAGVAAIAGPEIMKNGWTLPFSRYDETIVVRHNGKVIHTGANRVYGERPAPMIDRAFAWTGKNDLIIDLPVDVVFIQGPEAKIVASGPKDYIERLRVDGGRLTLEGNDDVDHDRLTIDAMGLRVESDSERVKITVIAPDVTQFDVRGSGDLDIRRYDHPTFRVTVSGSGDVEAAGRVEMASIDNSGSGHVDLGDLKAKEAVVDVSGSGGGAIFATAKAKIAISGSGDVELRTEPKAVSSEVTGSGEIRREY from the coding sequence ATGTTGATCCGCAACACGCTCATCGTCGCCGGGGCCAGCTTCGCGCTCGCCATCGGCTGCTTCGCCGGGGTGGCGGCCATCGCCGGACCCGAGATCATGAAAAACGGCTGGACGCTGCCCTTCAGCCGCTACGACGAAACCATCGTCGTCCGGCACAACGGCAAGGTCATCCACACCGGCGCCAACCGAGTGTATGGCGAACGACCTGCGCCGATGATCGACCGGGCATTCGCGTGGACGGGAAAGAACGACCTGATCATCGACCTCCCGGTCGATGTGGTGTTCATCCAAGGTCCCGAGGCCAAGATCGTCGCGTCCGGACCCAAGGACTATATCGAGCGCCTGCGCGTCGATGGCGGCCGTCTCACCCTCGAAGGGAACGACGACGTCGATCACGACCGCCTGACCATCGACGCCATGGGCCTGCGGGTCGAGAGCGACTCCGAGCGGGTGAAGATCACGGTCATCGCTCCGGACGTCACCCAGTTCGACGTGCGCGGCTCGGGCGACCTCGACATTCGCCGCTATGACCACCCGACTTTCAGGGTCACCGTCAGCGGCAGCGGCGACGTCGAGGCGGCGGGGCGCGTGGAGATGGCCTCGATCGACAACTCCGGCTCGGGCCATGTCGATCTCGGCGACCTGAAGGCCAAGGAAGCCGTGGTCGACGTCTCGGGCAGCGGCGGCGGCGCGATCTTCGCCACCGCCAAGGCCAAGATCGCCATCTCCGGCAGCGGCGACGTCGAGCTCCGCACCGAGCCGAAGGCCGTCAGCAGCGAGGTCACCGGTTCGGGCGAAATCCGCCGCGAGTACTGA
- the tldD gene encoding metalloprotease TldD: MNAPFPAASLSLLDAAGVDPERARQVLGEALAGADDGELFLERSESESFVFDDGRLKSASYDSGEGFGLRVVAGETAGYAHAAEISEAAIRRAADSASLAKRGHAGVAAEGPRATNEKLYGEDNPVDSPDFSDKVALLQEIDAFARARDPRVVQIMASMAGERRVVEILRADGRLIRDVRPLVRVNVQVTVEKDGRRETGSSGAGGRAGFAAWISPDKWQEQVEESLRRALVNLDAVACPAGEMDVVLGPGWNGVLLHEAVGHGLEGDFNRKGISAFSGRIGERVAAPGVTVFDDGSIAGRRGSLTVDDEGTPTERTILIEDGILVGYMHDRMSARLMGMKATGNGRRQSYAHMPMPRMTNTGMLAGKDDPQEMIASMKRGLYCANFGGGQVDITNGKFVFQCTEAYLVEDGKITAPVKGATLIGDGPSALTKVTMIGNDFDFDPGIGVCGKSGQGVPVGVGQPSLKITGLTVGGTAV, encoded by the coding sequence ATGAACGCTCCCTTCCCCGCCGCTTCCCTGTCCCTGCTCGACGCGGCCGGCGTCGATCCCGAGCGCGCCCGCCAGGTTCTCGGCGAGGCCCTCGCCGGCGCCGATGACGGCGAGCTCTTCCTCGAACGCTCCGAGAGCGAGTCCTTCGTGTTCGACGACGGACGGCTGAAGAGCGCCTCCTACGACAGCGGCGAAGGCTTTGGTCTTCGCGTGGTGGCCGGCGAGACGGCCGGCTACGCCCACGCCGCCGAGATTTCCGAAGCCGCCATCCGCCGCGCCGCCGATTCGGCGAGCCTGGCCAAGCGCGGCCACGCGGGGGTCGCCGCCGAAGGGCCGCGCGCCACCAACGAAAAGCTCTATGGCGAGGACAATCCGGTCGACTCGCCCGACTTCTCCGACAAGGTCGCCCTGCTGCAGGAGATCGACGCCTTCGCCCGCGCCCGCGACCCGCGCGTCGTGCAGATCATGGCCTCGATGGCCGGCGAGCGCCGGGTCGTCGAGATCCTGCGCGCCGACGGCCGCCTGATCCGCGACGTGCGTCCGCTGGTGCGGGTCAATGTCCAGGTCACCGTCGAGAAGGACGGCCGCCGCGAGACCGGCAGCTCCGGCGCCGGCGGCCGCGCCGGCTTCGCCGCCTGGATCAGCCCCGACAAGTGGCAGGAGCAGGTCGAGGAATCCCTGCGCCGCGCCCTGGTCAATCTGGACGCCGTCGCCTGCCCGGCCGGCGAGATGGACGTCGTGCTCGGCCCCGGCTGGAACGGCGTGCTGCTGCACGAGGCCGTCGGCCACGGGCTGGAAGGCGACTTCAACCGCAAGGGCATCAGCGCCTTCTCCGGCCGCATCGGCGAGCGCGTCGCCGCGCCGGGCGTCACCGTGTTCGACGACGGCTCGATCGCGGGCCGCCGCGGCTCGCTGACCGTCGACGACGAGGGCACGCCGACCGAACGCACCATCCTGATCGAGGACGGGATCCTCGTGGGCTACATGCACGACCGGATGAGCGCCCGCCTGATGGGCATGAAGGCCACCGGCAACGGTCGCCGCCAGTCCTACGCCCACATGCCGATGCCGCGCATGACCAACACCGGCATGCTGGCCGGCAAGGACGATCCCCAGGAGATGATCGCCTCGATGAAGCGCGGTCTCTACTGCGCCAATTTCGGCGGCGGCCAGGTCGACATCACCAACGGCAAGTTCGTCTTCCAGTGCACCGAGGCCTACCTCGTCGAGGACGGCAAGATCACCGCCCCCGTGAAGGGCGCGACCCTGATCGGCGACGGCCCCAGCGCCCTGACCAAGGTGACGATGATCGGCAACGACTTCGATTTCGACCCGGGCATCGGCGTCTGCGGCAAGTCCGGCCAGGGCGTGCCGGTGGGCGTCGGCCAGCCGTCGCTGAAGATCACCGGCCTGACCGTCGGCGGCACGGCGGTCTAG
- a CDS encoding DUF1700 domain-containing protein, whose protein sequence is MTRAEFMTRLRRGLAGLPVTTIADIVADHEAHFADAVAAGRSEAEVAAALGDPDRLARELRAEAGLKQWEERKNPSNAMAAVIALLGLGAIDVIVLLPLLMGVLGALFGVLVAVVAIFVSGGFVFAAGPLTAPPGGPITAFLAGLGLMGLATCLGALLTLVTVGVFNAVVWYARLHYRLLKPAIEQA, encoded by the coding sequence ATGACCCGCGCCGAGTTCATGACCCGCCTGCGCCGAGGCCTGGCCGGCCTGCCGGTCACCACGATCGCCGACATCGTCGCCGATCACGAGGCCCACTTCGCCGACGCCGTGGCCGCCGGCCGCAGCGAAGCCGAGGTCGCGGCCGCCCTGGGCGATCCGGACCGTCTGGCCCGCGAACTGCGCGCCGAGGCCGGTCTCAAGCAGTGGGAAGAGCGCAAGAACCCCTCCAACGCCATGGCGGCGGTCATCGCCCTCCTTGGCCTCGGAGCGATCGACGTGATCGTCCTGCTTCCGCTGCTGATGGGCGTGCTGGGCGCGCTATTCGGTGTGCTGGTCGCGGTCGTGGCGATCTTCGTCTCGGGCGGCTTCGTCTTCGCGGCGGGGCCCCTGACGGCGCCGCCCGGCGGACCGATCACGGCCTTCCTGGCCGGCCTGGGCCTGATGGGCCTGGCCACCTGCCTCGGCGCCCTGCTGACCCTGGTCACCGTCGGCGTCTTCAACGCGGTCGTCTGGTACGCCCGCCTTCACTACCGGCTGCTCAAGCCGGCCATCGAACAAGCCTGA
- a CDS encoding PadR family transcriptional regulator, giving the protein MPEAIEIQLKKGVLALCVLALLSHADSYAYEIASRLTRDIDMGEGTIYPLMRRMQSDGLVETYLVESQSGPPRKYYRLTAEGRRSLEQQKTEWVAFSQAVNAIVGAAA; this is encoded by the coding sequence GTGCCCGAAGCCATTGAAATCCAATTGAAGAAAGGCGTGCTGGCGCTGTGCGTGCTGGCCCTGCTCTCGCACGCCGACAGCTACGCCTACGAGATCGCCAGCAGGCTCACGAGGGACATCGATATGGGGGAAGGGACGATCTATCCGCTGATGCGCCGCATGCAGTCGGATGGGCTGGTCGAGACCTATCTGGTCGAAAGCCAGAGCGGTCCGCCGCGCAAATACTACCGCCTGACGGCCGAGGGCCGTCGCAGCCTGGAACAGCAGAAGACCGAGTGGGTCGCCTTCTCGCAGGCCGTCAACGCCATCGTGGGAGCCGCCGCATGA
- a CDS encoding peptide MFS transporter, translating into MNIVIAAGVLITLVTGIPVLIQLLRGHPRGLIICFLAEMWERFSYYGMRAILIFYLTQHFLFDPKTASGHYGSYTSLVYLLPLLGGMLADKWLGTRKAVAFGALLLVAGHLAMAVEGKPAVQTLTYGGATYEFQSEGRGQDRVSRLIVADKPYEVAATKNGEFEIKGLPAGAPLPAVLPKADYKLDVAERDPFYLNVFWFALSLIILGVGFLKPNISTIVGQLYPQGDPRRDPGFTLYYYGINLGSFWASILCGLLGVSVGWWAGFGLAGLGMLAGFIVFVLGRPWLENKAEPPNPEVLKKKVLGPLSLETTIYGGSLLGLVAIFFLVQYNAVVGMALNVGIIASLGYIGWFMMTKCAKAERERLALAVFLIFGAVVFWTLFEQAGSSLSLFAATNVQLDLVREPVRLLGGAITLATSDQLKAAGIDAASTFWVNTSFNAPQTQMLNAGWILIFAPVFAALWTFLGARGRDPNPVIKFGLALIQVGAGFLLLRWGATFADGAFRLPLIFLVLMYMLHTTGEMCMSPVGLSQMTKLSPLSMVSFMMAVWFLALAIAQWVGGKIAGLAATETVGGQVLDPALALASSLKVFNVIGLVAVVIGVGFLALSPVLKKWSHGADDVTA; encoded by the coding sequence ATGAACATTGTTATCGCCGCGGGCGTCCTGATCACGCTCGTGACCGGGATTCCCGTCCTCATCCAGCTTCTGCGAGGCCATCCGCGCGGCCTGATCATCTGCTTCCTGGCCGAGATGTGGGAGCGGTTCTCCTACTACGGCATGCGCGCGATCCTGATCTTCTATCTGACGCAGCACTTCCTCTTCGATCCCAAGACTGCCTCGGGCCACTACGGCTCGTACACGTCGCTGGTCTATCTGCTGCCGCTGCTGGGCGGGATGCTGGCCGACAAGTGGCTGGGCACGCGCAAGGCCGTGGCGTTCGGCGCCCTGCTGCTGGTCGCGGGCCACCTGGCGATGGCGGTCGAGGGCAAGCCGGCGGTCCAGACCCTGACCTATGGCGGCGCGACCTACGAATTCCAGTCGGAAGGCCGCGGTCAGGACCGGGTGTCGCGCCTGATCGTCGCCGACAAGCCCTACGAGGTCGCCGCCACCAAGAACGGCGAGTTCGAGATCAAGGGTTTGCCCGCGGGCGCCCCGCTGCCGGCCGTGCTGCCCAAGGCAGACTACAAGCTGGACGTGGCCGAGCGTGACCCGTTCTATCTGAACGTCTTCTGGTTCGCCCTGTCGCTGATCATCCTGGGCGTCGGCTTCCTGAAACCCAATATCTCGACGATCGTCGGGCAGCTTTACCCGCAAGGCGATCCGCGCCGCGATCCGGGCTTCACCCTGTACTACTACGGCATCAACCTGGGCTCGTTCTGGGCGTCGATCCTGTGCGGCCTGCTGGGCGTCAGCGTCGGCTGGTGGGCCGGTTTCGGCCTGGCGGGCCTGGGCATGCTGGCCGGCTTCATCGTCTTCGTGCTGGGCAGGCCCTGGCTGGAGAACAAGGCCGAGCCGCCCAACCCCGAGGTCCTCAAGAAGAAGGTGCTGGGCCCGCTCAGCCTGGAGACGACGATCTACGGCGGCTCGCTGCTGGGTCTCGTGGCGATCTTCTTCCTGGTCCAATACAACGCCGTCGTGGGCATGGCCCTGAACGTCGGCATCATCGCCTCGCTGGGCTATATCGGCTGGTTCATGATGACCAAGTGCGCGAAGGCCGAGCGCGAGCGGCTGGCGCTGGCGGTGTTCCTGATCTTCGGCGCGGTGGTGTTCTGGACCCTGTTCGAGCAGGCCGGCTCCTCGCTCAGCCTGTTCGCCGCGACCAATGTCCAGCTGGACCTGGTGCGCGAGCCGGTGCGCCTGCTGGGCGGGGCGATCACCCTGGCCACCAGCGACCAGCTGAAGGCCGCGGGCATCGATGCGGCGTCCACCTTCTGGGTCAACACCAGCTTCAACGCGCCGCAGACCCAGATGCTGAACGCAGGCTGGATCCTGATCTTCGCCCCCGTCTTCGCCGCGCTCTGGACCTTCCTGGGCGCGCGCGGGCGTGACCCCAACCCGGTGATCAAGTTCGGCCTGGCGCTGATCCAGGTCGGCGCGGGCTTCCTGCTGCTGCGGTGGGGCGCGACCTTCGCCGACGGCGCGTTCCGCCTGCCGCTGATCTTCCTGGTGCTGATGTACATGCTGCACACCACCGGCGAGATGTGCATGTCGCCGGTCGGTCTGTCTCAGATGACCAAGCTGTCGCCGCTGTCGATGGTCTCGTTCATGATGGCCGTCTGGTTCCTGGCGCTCGCCATCGCCCAGTGGGTCGGCGGCAAGATCGCGGGCCTGGCGGCGACCGAGACCGTCGGCGGACAGGTGCTGGATCCGGCCCTGGCCTTGGCCTCGTCCCTGAAGGTGTTCAACGTGATCGGGTTGGTCGCCGTCGTGATCGGCGTCGGCTTCCTGGCGCTGTCGCCGGTCCTGAAGAAGTGGTCGCACGGCGCCGACGACGTCACGGCGTGA
- the coxB gene encoding cytochrome c oxidase subunit II gives MKAQFSGIRRVLTGASALAASVVFAGHALAEDLMGQPTPGAIDLQPAASELKHHAIWFHNVILLPIITAITLLVLGLLIWIIVRYNKKANPVPAKFSHNTTVEVIWTLVPVLILMVIAIFSFRLLFHYNDMPKPYMTVKATGYQWYWGYEYPDQKISEIVSLPLTKEQADAKKVPYLLAADNAMVVPVGKVVRVQVTGADVIHAFALPAFGLKTDAIPGRLNETWFKAEKTGVFYGQCSELCGVDHANMPIEIQVVTQAQFDAWVKSKTAPPAPAAAPAEAAPAAATPAAAPASAPAAAPAAPAA, from the coding sequence ATGAAGGCGCAATTTTCGGGGATTCGGCGGGTCTTGACGGGCGCCAGCGCGCTCGCCGCCAGTGTCGTTTTCGCGGGGCACGCCCTCGCCGAGGATCTGATGGGGCAGCCGACGCCGGGGGCGATCGATCTGCAACCCGCCGCGTCGGAGCTGAAGCACCACGCGATCTGGTTCCACAATGTGATCCTGTTGCCGATCATCACGGCCATCACCCTGCTGGTGCTGGGCCTGCTGATCTGGATCATCGTCCGCTACAACAAGAAGGCGAACCCGGTTCCGGCCAAGTTCAGCCACAACACCACCGTCGAGGTCATCTGGACCCTGGTGCCGGTGCTGATCCTGATGGTCATCGCCATCTTCTCGTTCCGGCTGCTGTTCCACTACAACGACATGCCCAAGCCCTACATGACCGTGAAGGCCACGGGCTATCAGTGGTACTGGGGCTACGAATATCCCGACCAGAAGATCAGCGAGATCGTGTCGCTGCCGCTCACCAAGGAGCAGGCCGACGCCAAGAAGGTCCCGTATCTGCTGGCCGCCGACAACGCGATGGTCGTGCCGGTGGGCAAGGTCGTCCGCGTGCAGGTCACCGGCGCCGACGTCATCCACGCCTTCGCCCTGCCGGCGTTCGGCCTGAAGACGGACGCGATTCCCGGCCGCCTGAACGAAACCTGGTTCAAGGCCGAGAAGACCGGCGTGTTCTACGGTCAGTGCTCGGAGCTGTGCGGCGTCGACCACGCCAACATGCCGATCGAGATCCAGGTGGTGACGCAGGCTCAGTTCGACGCCTGGGTGAAGTCGAAGACGGCGCCGCCGGCTCCGGCCGCCGCCCCGGCTGAAGCCGCTCCCGCCGCCGCGACCCCGGCCGCCGCTCCCGCTTCCGCTCCGGCCGCGGCGCCCGCCGCGCCGGCGGCTTAA
- a CDS encoding GNAT family N-acetyltransferase: MDDMTAALKREDLAGPAGEALLALNNAHALELSWLEPERLAKLVGEAFVARRVGVADALLLAFDQDADYDSVNFLWFRERFDRFVYVDRVVVADAARGRGLARRLYDDLFAAARAAGHARIVCEVNSDPPNPASDAFHAALGFVPVGTAQIHGGQKTVTYLERRL, encoded by the coding sequence ATGGACGACATGACGGCGGCGCTGAAGCGTGAAGACCTGGCGGGACCGGCCGGCGAGGCGCTGCTGGCCCTCAACAACGCCCACGCGCTGGAGCTCTCGTGGCTGGAGCCGGAGCGGTTGGCCAAGCTGGTGGGCGAGGCCTTCGTCGCGCGCCGCGTGGGCGTCGCCGACGCCCTGCTGCTGGCCTTTGATCAGGACGCTGACTACGACAGCGTCAACTTCCTGTGGTTCCGCGAGCGCTTTGACCGGTTCGTCTATGTCGACCGGGTCGTGGTGGCCGACGCCGCCCGCGGGCGGGGCCTGGCGCGGCGGCTCTACGACGACCTCTTCGCCGCCGCCCGCGCGGCTGGCCACGCGCGCATCGTCTGCGAGGTCAATTCGGACCCGCCCAATCCGGCCTCGGACGCCTTCCACGCCGCCCTGGGGTTCGTCCCGGTCGGAACGGCCCAGATCCACGGCGGCCAGAAGACGGTGACCTATCTGGAGCGGCGGCTCTAG